A genomic segment from Modestobacter roseus encodes:
- a CDS encoding ABC transporter substrate-binding protein → MTRPVVALAALLALAVLAGCGTGNTGVAGVPTQSGEANSGVAGVRNPSDEPGGTLRLLAGEIDSLDPQRSYVPGVWNLMRLYARTLVTWSTEPGNTDELVPDLATDLGTTTDGGRTWTYTLREGVRFETGRPITSRDVKYGIERSFASDVVVGGPTYVVDLLDDRADPYAGPYQDETPDRLGLPAIATPDDRTIVFTLTTPTPDFPFVLALPSSSPVPAENDTAGSYGADPISSGPYAVTSVDPQTGVVLERNPEWDPATDDVRTALPDRVVVRSGLSSLARDQALLAGSADIDLSGSGVQEATTARLVDRGLGGRIDDVTTGSLRLLALPTTVAPMDNAECRAAVAAVVDRREVQEALGGAGNVVRTSTLWPRALDGGPDEADAEPDLATAREKLASCGHPNGFSTVFAVPDVPTIVEMAGVVAAQLAEVGIQAEVRPLDPATYYATDIGNRDAVTAGGYGLVLATWTADFPTPASFLVPLVDGRSLRPVGNTNYARLDDPQVNGLVDAARAAAEPAIAADAWRQVVRAVDQTFTYVPLAENRVQLLAGQRLRNGLVMQPYGGYDVATAGVR, encoded by the coding sequence GTGACGCGGCCGGTCGTCGCGCTGGCGGCCCTGCTGGCGCTCGCCGTCCTCGCCGGGTGCGGCACCGGCAACACCGGGGTGGCCGGGGTGCCCACCCAGAGCGGCGAGGCCAACAGCGGCGTCGCCGGCGTGCGGAACCCCTCGGACGAGCCCGGTGGCACGCTCCGCCTGCTGGCCGGGGAGATCGACAGCCTGGACCCGCAGCGCTCCTACGTGCCCGGTGTGTGGAACCTGATGCGGTTGTACGCGCGCACGCTGGTCACCTGGTCCACCGAGCCGGGGAACACCGACGAACTGGTGCCCGACCTGGCCACCGACCTCGGCACCACCACCGACGGCGGCCGGACGTGGACCTACACCCTCCGCGAGGGCGTGCGGTTCGAGACCGGCCGCCCGATCACCTCCCGCGACGTCAAGTACGGCATCGAGCGGTCCTTCGCCTCCGACGTCGTGGTCGGTGGGCCCACCTACGTCGTCGACCTGCTCGACGACCGTGCCGACCCGTACGCCGGGCCCTACCAGGACGAGACGCCCGACCGGCTCGGGCTGCCGGCGATCGCCACCCCGGACGACCGGACGATCGTCTTCACCCTCACCACGCCGACCCCGGACTTCCCGTTCGTGCTGGCGCTGCCCTCCAGCAGCCCGGTGCCGGCGGAGAACGACACGGCGGGCAGCTACGGCGCCGACCCGATCTCCTCCGGCCCCTACGCGGTCACCTCGGTTGACCCGCAGACCGGGGTGGTGCTGGAGCGGAACCCCGAGTGGGACCCGGCCACCGACGACGTCCGCACCGCGCTGCCGGACCGGGTGGTGGTGCGCAGCGGGCTGTCCAGCTTGGCCCGCGACCAGGCGCTGCTCGCCGGCTCGGCGGACATCGACCTGTCCGGCTCGGGCGTGCAGGAGGCCACCACCGCCCGGCTCGTCGACCGCGGTCTCGGCGGCCGCATCGACGACGTCACCACCGGCTCGCTGCGCCTGCTCGCGCTGCCCACCACGGTCGCGCCGATGGACAACGCCGAGTGCCGGGCCGCGGTCGCCGCGGTCGTCGACCGGCGCGAGGTGCAGGAGGCCCTGGGCGGGGCGGGCAACGTGGTGCGCACGTCCACGTTGTGGCCACGGGCGCTGGACGGCGGTCCGGACGAGGCGGACGCCGAGCCGGACCTGGCGACCGCCCGGGAGAAGCTCGCCTCCTGTGGCCACCCGAACGGCTTCAGCACCGTGTTCGCCGTGCCGGACGTGCCCACGATCGTGGAGATGGCCGGCGTGGTCGCCGCGCAGCTCGCCGAGGTGGGCATCCAGGCCGAGGTGCGCCCGCTGGACCCGGCGACCTACTACGCCACCGACATCGGCAACCGGGACGCGGTGACCGCCGGCGGGTACGGCCTGGTGCTGGCCACCTGGACCGCGGACTTCCCGACGCCTGCGTCCTTCCTGGTGCCGTTGGTCGACGGGCGGTCGCTCCGGCCGGTCGGCAACACCAACTACGCGCGGCTGGACGACCCGCAGGTGAACGGGCTGGTCGACGCGGCCCGGGCGGCGGCCGAGCCGGCGATCGCGGCCGATGCGTGGCGGCAGGTGGTGCGGGCGG
- the tpiA gene encoding triose-phosphate isomerase, whose amino-acid sequence MARTRETRPVREGRRPLIAGNWKMHLTHLEAIGLVQKLAFSLKEQQLEAAEVVVVPPFTALRSVQTLVAGDKLEIGYGAQDISAHDSGAYTGEVSGVMLAALACRYALVGHSERRTLHGEDDAVAAAKVQAALRHGISPILCVGEGLDVRRAGTHVPHCTAQLDAALDGLTAEQVVGADGAGPGIVIAYEPVWAIGTGEVATPDDAQEVCAALRARLAERFGTGTAARVRILYGGSVKAGNTAGILAGPDVDGALVGGASLDADEFASICRHAADGS is encoded by the coding sequence ATGGCGCGCACGAGGGAGACCCGTCCGGTCCGCGAGGGGCGTCGCCCGCTCATCGCCGGCAACTGGAAGATGCACCTGACGCACCTGGAGGCCATCGGCCTGGTGCAGAAGCTGGCCTTCTCGCTGAAGGAGCAGCAGCTGGAGGCGGCCGAGGTGGTCGTGGTCCCGCCGTTCACCGCGTTGCGCAGCGTGCAGACGCTGGTGGCCGGGGACAAGCTGGAGATCGGCTACGGCGCGCAGGACATCTCGGCGCACGACTCCGGGGCCTACACCGGCGAGGTGAGCGGGGTGATGCTGGCCGCGCTGGCCTGCCGGTACGCGCTGGTCGGGCACTCCGAGCGGCGCACGCTGCACGGTGAGGACGACGCGGTGGCCGCGGCCAAGGTCCAGGCCGCGCTGCGGCACGGGATCTCGCCGATCCTGTGCGTGGGGGAGGGGCTCGACGTCCGCCGGGCCGGCACCCACGTGCCGCACTGCACCGCCCAGCTCGACGCGGCCCTCGACGGCCTCACCGCCGAGCAGGTCGTCGGCGCCGACGGCGCCGGCCCGGGCATCGTGATCGCCTACGAGCCGGTGTGGGCCATCGGCACCGGCGAGGTGGCGACCCCGGATGATGCGCAAGAGGTCTGTGCGGCGCTGCGGGCGCGGCTCGCCGAGCGCTTCGGCACCGGCACGGCCGCCCGCGTCCGTATCCTCTACGGGGGATCGGTGAAGGCCGGCAACACGGCCGGCATCCTCGCCGGGCCGGACGTCGACGGCGCGCTCGTCGGCGGTGCCAGCCTGGACGCTGACGAGTTCGCATCGATCTGCCGACACGCCGCCGACGGGAGCTGA
- a CDS encoding phosphoglycerate kinase gives MRSVDELIAGGVSGRRVLLRADLNVPLDKKTGAITDDGRIRASLPTITALRDAGARVLIAAHLGRPKGEPDPRFSLAPVAARLGELLGTAVPLAADVAGPDASAKAAALADGDVLLLENVRFEAAETSKDDAVRGELADRLAGLAELYVDDAFGAVHRKHASVFDVAQRLPHAAGRLVARELEVLTRLTESPERPYVVVLGGSKVSDKLGVIEALLPKVDRLLIGGGMTYTFLAARGLEVGTSLLEADQVETCRRLLAEAGDRIVLPVDVVVTPEFSADVPTRVLPATEIPADEMSLDIGPESVALFTEALSGAHTVFWNGPMGVFELAPFQGGTRGVAQAVGAVEGLSVVGGGDSAASVRQLGLDEGAYGHISTGGGASLEYLEGRALPGLTVLAD, from the coding sequence ATGCGTTCCGTCGACGAGCTCATCGCCGGCGGGGTCTCGGGTCGGCGCGTGCTGCTGCGCGCCGACCTGAACGTCCCGCTGGACAAGAAGACCGGCGCGATCACCGACGACGGCCGGATCCGGGCCAGCCTGCCGACGATCACCGCACTGCGGGACGCCGGCGCCCGGGTCCTGATCGCCGCGCACCTGGGCCGCCCCAAGGGCGAGCCGGACCCGCGGTTCTCGCTGGCCCCGGTGGCCGCGCGGCTCGGTGAGCTGCTGGGCACCGCGGTGCCGCTGGCGGCCGACGTCGCCGGTCCCGACGCCTCGGCCAAGGCCGCGGCCCTGGCCGACGGCGACGTCCTGCTGCTGGAGAACGTCCGCTTCGAGGCCGCCGAGACCAGCAAGGACGACGCCGTCCGCGGCGAGCTGGCCGACCGGCTCGCCGGGCTGGCCGAGCTCTACGTCGACGACGCGTTCGGTGCGGTGCACCGCAAGCACGCCTCGGTGTTCGACGTCGCGCAGCGGCTGCCGCACGCGGCCGGCCGGCTGGTCGCCCGGGAGCTCGAGGTGCTCACCCGGCTCACCGAGAGCCCGGAGCGGCCCTACGTGGTCGTGCTCGGCGGCTCGAAGGTCAGCGACAAGCTGGGCGTGATCGAGGCGCTGCTGCCCAAGGTCGACCGGCTGCTGATCGGCGGGGGGATGACGTACACCTTCCTCGCCGCCCGCGGCCTGGAGGTCGGCACGTCCCTGCTGGAGGCCGACCAGGTCGAGACCTGCCGGCGGCTGCTGGCCGAGGCCGGCGACCGCATCGTGCTGCCGGTCGACGTCGTCGTCACCCCGGAGTTCAGCGCCGACGTGCCGACCCGGGTGCTGCCGGCCACCGAGATCCCGGCCGACGAGATGAGCCTGGACATCGGCCCGGAGAGCGTCGCGCTCTTCACCGAGGCGCTGTCCGGTGCGCACACCGTGTTCTGGAACGGGCCGATGGGCGTCTTCGAGCTGGCGCCGTTCCAGGGCGGCACCCGCGGGGTCGCGCAGGCCGTCGGCGCCGTCGAGGGGCTCTCCGTCGTCGGTGGCGGTGACTCGGCCGCGTCCGTGCGGCAGCTCGGCCTCGACGAGGGCGCCTACGGGCACATCAGCACCGGCGGCGGCGCGTCGCTGGAGTACCTCGAGGGCCGGGCGCTCCCCGGCCTGACGGTGCTGGCCGACTGA
- the gap gene encoding type I glyceraldehyde-3-phosphate dehydrogenase has translation MTVRVGINGFGRIGRNFYRAAAASGQDIEIVAVNDLTTNETLAHLLKYDSILGKLAEDVTVVDGGIKVGEKTIKVLAERDPANLPWGELGVDVVVESTGFFTKADDARKHVDAGGAKKVVISAPATGDDLTIVMGVNHEQYDGSQTIISNASCTTNCLAPLAKVLNDAFGIERGLMTTIHAYTADQNLQDGPHKDLRRARAAALNIVPTSTGAAKAIGLVLPELKGKLDGYALRVPVPTGSATDLTVTLSREVTVEEVDAAYKAAAAGPLAPYLVYTDAPIVSSDIVTDPASCIYDAGLTKVFGNQVKVVGWYDNEWGYSNRLVDSVVLVGSKLS, from the coding sequence GTGACGGTACGGGTCGGGATCAACGGGTTCGGCCGGATCGGCCGCAACTTCTATCGGGCAGCGGCCGCCAGCGGTCAGGACATCGAGATCGTCGCGGTCAACGACCTGACCACGAACGAGACGCTGGCCCACCTGCTCAAGTACGACAGCATCCTGGGCAAGCTGGCCGAGGACGTCACCGTCGTGGACGGCGGCATCAAGGTCGGCGAGAAGACCATCAAGGTGCTGGCCGAGCGTGACCCGGCCAACCTGCCCTGGGGCGAGCTGGGCGTCGACGTGGTCGTCGAGTCCACCGGGTTCTTCACCAAGGCCGACGACGCGCGCAAGCACGTCGACGCCGGTGGGGCCAAGAAGGTCGTGATCTCCGCGCCGGCCACCGGCGACGACCTGACGATCGTGATGGGCGTCAACCACGAGCAGTACGACGGCTCGCAGACGATCATCAGCAACGCGTCCTGCACCACCAACTGCCTGGCCCCGCTGGCCAAGGTCCTCAACGACGCCTTCGGCATCGAGCGTGGCCTGATGACCACGATCCACGCCTACACCGCCGACCAGAACCTGCAGGACGGCCCGCACAAGGACCTGCGCCGCGCCCGAGCCGCCGCGCTGAACATCGTGCCGACCTCCACCGGTGCGGCCAAGGCCATCGGCCTGGTGCTCCCGGAGCTCAAGGGCAAGCTCGACGGCTACGCGCTGCGCGTCCCGGTGCCGACCGGTTCGGCCACCGACCTCACCGTCACCCTCTCCCGCGAGGTCACGGTCGAGGAGGTCGACGCCGCCTACAAGGCCGCGGCCGCCGGTCCGCTGGCGCCGTACCTGGTCTACACCGACGCGCCGATCGTCTCCTCCGACATCGTGACCGACCCGGCCTCCTGCATCTACGACGCCGGCCTGACCAAGGTCTTCGGCAACCAGGTCAAGGTCGTCGGCTGGTACGACAACGAGTGGGGCTACTCCAACCGGCTGGTCGACTCCGTCGTCCTGGTCGGCAGCAAGCTCTCCTGA
- the whiA gene encoding DNA-binding protein WhiA: MAMTAMVKDELSRVECTRTSERKAEVTALLRFSGGLHIVGGRVVIEAELDTGSVARRLRRDISEVYGYTSGVSVLAGGNIRRGVRYLVRIAKHGEGLARQTGLVDQRGRPVRGLPPSVVSGGIGDAEAAWRGAFLAHGSLTEPGRSSSLEVTCPGPEAAMALVGAARRLGIAAKAREVRGTDRVVVRDGDAIGALLTRMGAHDAVLAWEERRMRREVRATANRLANFDDANLRRSARAAVAASARVERALEILGEDAPEHLLVAGRLRLEFGQASLEELGQRADPPMTKDAVAGRIRRLLAMADKRAKDLGIPDTESVVTDDMLAQ, from the coding sequence ATGGCGATGACGGCGATGGTGAAGGACGAGCTCTCCCGCGTGGAGTGCACCAGGACGTCCGAGCGCAAGGCCGAGGTGACGGCGCTGCTGCGGTTCTCCGGGGGGCTGCACATCGTGGGCGGCCGGGTGGTGATCGAGGCCGAGCTGGACACCGGCTCGGTGGCCCGCCGGCTGCGCCGCGACATCAGCGAGGTCTACGGCTACACCAGCGGGGTGAGCGTGCTGGCCGGCGGCAACATCCGCCGCGGCGTGCGCTACCTGGTGCGGATCGCCAAGCACGGTGAGGGCCTGGCCCGGCAGACCGGCCTGGTCGACCAGCGCGGCCGGCCGGTGCGCGGGCTGCCGCCGTCGGTCGTCTCCGGCGGGATCGGCGACGCCGAGGCCGCCTGGCGCGGCGCCTTCCTGGCGCACGGCTCGCTGACCGAGCCCGGGCGCTCGTCCTCGCTCGAGGTCACCTGCCCCGGCCCCGAGGCGGCCATGGCGCTGGTCGGGGCGGCCCGCCGGCTCGGCATCGCCGCCAAGGCCCGCGAGGTCCGCGGCACCGACCGGGTCGTCGTCCGCGACGGCGACGCCATCGGCGCCCTGCTCACCCGGATGGGCGCGCACGACGCGGTGCTGGCCTGGGAGGAGCGGCGGATGCGCCGCGAGGTGCGGGCCACCGCGAACCGGCTGGCCAACTTCGACGACGCCAACCTCCGCCGCTCCGCGCGCGCCGCGGTCGCCGCCAGCGCGCGGGTCGAGCGGGCGCTGGAGATCCTCGGTGAGGACGCGCCCGAGCACCTGCTGGTCGCCGGGCGGCTGCGCCTGGAGTTCGGTCAGGCCTCGCTGGAGGAGCTCGGCCAGCGCGCCGACCCGCCGATGACCAAGGACGCTGTTGCCGGGCGCATACGGCGTCTGCTGGCGATGGCCGACAAGCGCGCCAAGGACCTCGGCATCCCGGACACGGAATCCGTGGTCACGGACGACATGCTCGCTCAGTAA
- a CDS encoding gluconeogenesis factor YvcK family protein has protein sequence MALGGGHGLAASLAAWRRLTEDLTAVVTVADDGGSSGRIRREMPVLPPGDLRMALAALAGEEGSAPQVAQLLQHRFGGSGVLAGHPVGNLMLTGLTEMHGGDSVRALGVLEQLLGARGRVLPMAEVPLDLVATVASTDPDDPQETRRIRGQVAIASTPGRVRDIRVSPADPPVPEPVLTAIARADVVCLGPGSWYTSVLPHLLVPRLRAALAASPARVVVVLNLEPQPGETDGFSPQEHLAVLQAHLGGVSLHTVIADAAAVVDRRGLLSAVQGCGAELVLAPVAASDGTPQHDPARLAAALASVVGAR, from the coding sequence GTGGCGCTCGGCGGCGGCCACGGTCTCGCCGCGTCGCTGGCGGCCTGGCGGCGGCTGACCGAGGACCTGACGGCGGTGGTGACCGTCGCCGACGACGGTGGCTCCTCGGGCCGCATCCGTCGCGAGATGCCGGTGCTGCCACCCGGTGACCTGCGGATGGCGCTCGCGGCGCTCGCCGGGGAGGAGGGCAGCGCCCCGCAGGTCGCCCAGCTGCTGCAGCACCGGTTCGGCGGCAGCGGGGTGCTCGCCGGCCACCCCGTGGGCAACCTCATGCTCACCGGGCTGACCGAGATGCACGGCGGCGACAGCGTGCGGGCCCTCGGCGTGCTCGAGCAGCTCCTGGGCGCCCGGGGCCGGGTGCTGCCGATGGCGGAGGTCCCGCTGGACCTGGTGGCCACCGTGGCGAGCACCGACCCCGACGACCCGCAGGAGACCCGCCGGATCCGCGGGCAGGTGGCCATCGCCTCGACCCCGGGCCGGGTCCGTGACATCCGCGTCTCCCCGGCCGACCCACCGGTGCCCGAGCCGGTGCTGACGGCGATCGCGCGCGCCGACGTCGTCTGCCTGGGGCCCGGCTCCTGGTACACCTCGGTGCTGCCGCACCTGCTCGTGCCACGGTTGCGGGCGGCGCTGGCGGCCAGCCCGGCGCGGGTCGTCGTCGTGCTCAACCTGGAGCCGCAGCCCGGGGAGACCGACGGCTTCTCCCCGCAGGAGCACCTCGCCGTGCTCCAGGCACATCTGGGAGGCGTGTCGTTGCACACGGTGATCGCGGATGCGGCTGCAGTTGTTGACCGGCGTGGTCTCCTGTCTGCTGTGCAGGGATGCGGGGCAGAACTGGTGCTGGCACCGGTCGCCGCGTCCGACGGAACACCACAGCACGACCCGGCGCGGCTCGCCGCGGCACTGGCCTCCGTGGTCGGTGCGCGGTGA
- the rapZ gene encoding RNase adapter RapZ: MLEDLGFFVVDNLPPALLTPMVELGARGDLRRFAAVVDVRSRAFSSDLEEAIRLLADAGHRPRVVYVHARDDVLIRRYESVRREHPLQGSGRLIDGIEAERELLTGIAGESDLWVDTSDLNVHQLRDTLEAAFVEDGAPPEVVATVLSFGFKYGLPLDADLVVDARFLPNPHWVPELRSRTGQDTAVRDYVLGQDHAAEFIDGYMRVLDLLLPGYRREGKRYLTLAVGCTGGKHRSVAIAEEFARRLNALGVPTTPRHRDLGRE; encoded by the coding sequence GTGCTGGAGGACCTCGGCTTCTTCGTGGTCGACAACCTGCCGCCGGCTCTGCTCACGCCCATGGTGGAGCTCGGTGCCCGCGGTGACCTGCGCCGGTTCGCCGCCGTCGTCGACGTGCGCAGCCGGGCGTTCTCCAGCGACCTGGAGGAGGCGATCCGGCTGCTGGCCGACGCCGGCCACCGCCCGCGCGTCGTCTACGTGCACGCCCGCGACGACGTGCTCATCCGGCGCTACGAATCGGTCCGCCGCGAGCACCCGCTGCAGGGCAGCGGCCGGCTCATCGACGGCATCGAGGCCGAGCGGGAGCTGCTCACCGGCATCGCGGGGGAGTCCGACCTGTGGGTCGACACCAGCGACCTGAACGTGCACCAGCTGCGCGACACGCTGGAGGCCGCGTTCGTCGAGGACGGTGCCCCGCCGGAGGTCGTGGCCACCGTGCTCAGCTTCGGGTTCAAGTACGGCCTGCCGCTGGACGCCGACCTCGTCGTCGACGCCCGCTTCCTCCCCAACCCGCACTGGGTGCCCGAGCTGCGATCGCGCACCGGGCAGGACACCGCGGTGCGCGACTACGTGCTCGGCCAGGACCACGCGGCCGAGTTCATCGACGGCTACATGCGCGTGCTCGACCTGCTCCTGCCCGGGTACCGGCGCGAGGGGAAGCGCTACCTGACCCTCGCCGTCGGCTGCACCGGCGGCAAGCACCGCAGCGTCGCGATCGCCGAGGAGTTCGCCCGCCGGCTCAACGCGCTGGGCGTGCCCACCACGCCCCGGCACCGCGATCTGGGGCGCGAGTAG
- the uvrC gene encoding excinuclease ABC subunit UvrC, with product MPDPSTYRPAVGSIPEDPGVYKFRDPAGRVIYVGKAKSLRQRLNSYFADVWGLHPRTRQMVTTAASVEWTVVGTEVEALQLEYNWIKEFDPRFNVRYRDDKSYPSLAVTLNEEFPRLQVMRGPKRKGVRYFGPYAHAWAIRETLDTLTRVFPARTCSTGVFKRASQIGRPCLLGYIGKCAAPCVGRVSPDEHREIVDDFCDFMGGRTDQIVRRLEREMAEAAEQMEYEKAARLRDDLGALRRALEKQAVVLGDGTDADVVAFAQDELEAAVQVFHVRGGRVRGQRGWIIDKVEDVTTGQLVEQFLLQVYGGVDEQTGVGEAGDSVPREVLVPELPDDAEVYAELLSELRGSRVSLRVPQRGDKRSLMETVERNAKESFARHRVKRASDLTARSLALSEIQEALDLPEAPLRIECIDVSHVQGTNVVASMVVFEDGLAKKADYRRFSVAQGTDDTAAMAEVVRRRFARHLKDEQDRRDEQGVAAEEGRPRRFAYPPNLLVVDGGAPQVAAASRSLAELGIVDVAVCGLAKRMEEVWLPDDPDPVILPRTSEALYLLQRVRDEAHRFAITYHRQRRSTTMLVSLLDDVPGLGETRRKALMKQFGSLKRLRAATVEELTAVPGIGRRTAEAVLVAVAEPAATAAAAADPEPDVESAPGPPRPRRRSPSPPRRPVRWPRWAGCGRRPGPGPGHDRGRPQRPRRPAARRPTLGRRCRHRGRPARRRRRHRAVRGREEQRRAGAGGPRLLRGRQPAAGSAHAHGGARCPR from the coding sequence ATGCCCGACCCGTCCACGTACCGACCGGCGGTCGGCTCGATCCCGGAGGACCCGGGCGTCTACAAGTTCCGCGACCCGGCCGGCCGGGTCATCTACGTCGGCAAGGCCAAGAGCCTCCGGCAGCGGCTGAACAGCTACTTCGCCGACGTCTGGGGCCTGCACCCGCGCACCCGGCAGATGGTCACCACCGCCGCCAGCGTCGAGTGGACCGTCGTCGGCACCGAGGTCGAGGCCCTCCAGCTCGAGTACAACTGGATCAAGGAGTTCGATCCGCGGTTCAACGTCCGGTACCGCGACGACAAGAGCTACCCGAGCCTCGCCGTCACGCTGAACGAGGAGTTCCCGCGGCTGCAGGTGATGCGCGGTCCCAAGCGCAAGGGCGTCCGCTACTTCGGGCCCTACGCGCACGCCTGGGCGATCCGAGAGACGCTGGACACCCTGACCCGGGTCTTCCCGGCGCGCACCTGCTCGACCGGGGTCTTCAAGCGGGCCAGCCAGATCGGGCGCCCCTGCCTGCTCGGCTACATCGGCAAGTGCGCCGCACCGTGCGTCGGGCGGGTCAGCCCCGACGAGCACCGCGAGATCGTCGACGACTTCTGCGACTTCATGGGCGGGCGCACCGACCAGATCGTCCGCCGGCTCGAGCGGGAGATGGCCGAGGCCGCCGAGCAGATGGAGTACGAGAAGGCCGCCCGGTTGCGCGACGACCTCGGTGCCCTCCGCCGCGCGCTGGAGAAGCAGGCAGTGGTCCTCGGTGACGGCACGGACGCCGACGTCGTCGCCTTCGCCCAGGACGAGCTGGAGGCCGCCGTCCAGGTCTTCCACGTCCGCGGCGGCCGGGTCCGGGGACAGCGCGGCTGGATCATCGACAAGGTCGAGGACGTGACCACCGGCCAGCTGGTCGAGCAGTTCCTGCTCCAGGTGTACGGCGGGGTCGACGAGCAGACCGGCGTCGGCGAGGCGGGTGACTCGGTGCCCCGCGAGGTGCTCGTCCCCGAGCTGCCCGACGACGCCGAGGTCTACGCCGAGCTGCTCAGCGAGCTGCGCGGCTCACGCGTCTCCCTCCGGGTGCCCCAGCGCGGCGACAAGCGCAGCCTGATGGAGACCGTGGAGCGCAACGCGAAGGAGTCCTTCGCCCGGCACCGGGTCAAGCGGGCCAGCGACCTCACCGCCCGGTCCCTGGCGCTGTCGGAGATCCAGGAGGCGCTGGACCTGCCCGAGGCCCCGCTGCGCATCGAGTGCATCGACGTCTCGCACGTCCAGGGCACCAACGTGGTGGCCAGCATGGTGGTGTTCGAGGACGGGCTGGCGAAGAAGGCCGACTACCGCCGCTTCTCCGTGGCCCAGGGCACCGACGACACCGCCGCCATGGCCGAGGTCGTGCGCCGCCGGTTCGCCCGGCACCTCAAGGACGAGCAGGACCGCCGGGACGAGCAGGGCGTGGCCGCCGAGGAGGGGCGTCCCCGGCGGTTCGCCTACCCGCCGAACCTGCTGGTCGTCGACGGCGGCGCCCCGCAGGTGGCCGCGGCCAGCCGGTCCCTGGCCGAGCTCGGCATCGTCGACGTCGCGGTGTGCGGCCTGGCCAAGCGGATGGAGGAGGTCTGGCTGCCCGACGACCCGGACCCGGTCATCCTCCCGCGCACCTCCGAGGCCCTCTACCTGCTCCAGCGGGTGCGCGACGAGGCGCACCGGTTCGCGATCACCTACCACCGGCAGCGACGATCGACGACGATGCTGGTCTCCCTCCTCGACGACGTGCCGGGGCTGGGCGAGACCCGGCGGAAGGCACTGATGAAGCAGTTCGGATCGCTCAAGCGGCTGCGGGCCGCCACCGTCGAGGAGCTCACGGCGGTGCCCGGCATCGGCCGGCGCACCGCCGAGGCGGTCCTCGTTGCGGTCGCGGAACCGGCGGCGACGGCGGCGGCCGCCGCCGACCCCGAGCCGGACGTCGAGTCGGCGCCGGGGCCGCCACGGCCGCGGCGCCGGAGCCCGTCCCCGCCGCGGAGGCCGGTGAGATGGCCGAGGTGGGCCGGGTGCGGCCGGCGGCCGGGACCGGGGCCGGGGCATGACCGCGGCCGACCGCAGCGCCCCCGCCGGCCCGCAGCGCGACGTCCCACCCTCGGCCGACGGTGCCGGCACCGAGGTCGCCCCGCTCGACGTCGTCGTCGTCACCGGGCTGTCCGGGGCCGGGAAGAACAGCGCCGGGCGGGTGCTGGAGGACCTCGGCTTCTTCGTGGTCGACAACCTGCCGCCGGCTCTGCTCACGCCCATGGTGGAGCTCGGTGCCCGCGGTGA